A region from the Thermodesulfobacteriota bacterium genome encodes:
- a CDS encoding zinc-dependent dehydrogenase, which translates to MRVAMYYNNRDIRLEEIPIPQIGADELLVKVFASGICGSDVMEWYRIKKAPLVLGHEIAGEIVAVGKDVKRYKTGDRVFVSHHVPCNTCRYCLRGYHTVCETLHNTNFDPGGLAEYVRVPAINVDRGVFLLPDEVSFEEGTFIEPLACILRGQRLAHIQPGHSVLVIGSGISGLLHVALARAIGASRVIATDVNEYRLKAAQQFGADITIDARKDVPVCLQQVNEGRLADIVIVCTGAFPAFTQALQCVDRGGTILFFAPTESGADLPLPVNDFWRKGITLMHSYGGSPSDIEIAIEMIRARRLSVRELITHRLSLEETGLGFQLVADAKESIKVIVEPNR; encoded by the coding sequence ATGCGTGTCGCAATGTACTACAACAATAGGGACATTCGGCTGGAAGAGATTCCAATCCCGCAGATCGGCGCTGATGAGCTATTAGTTAAAGTTTTTGCCAGCGGTATCTGTGGCAGTGACGTAATGGAATGGTATCGGATTAAAAAGGCCCCCCTGGTTCTTGGCCACGAAATCGCTGGAGAGATCGTTGCGGTTGGAAAGGATGTGAAGAGGTACAAAACCGGTGACAGGGTTTTTGTCTCCCATCATGTCCCTTGTAATACATGCCGCTATTGCCTGAGAGGTTACCATACTGTATGTGAGACCTTACATAACACGAATTTTGATCCCGGAGGTCTTGCCGAGTATGTACGTGTCCCGGCAATCAATGTAGACCGTGGTGTGTTTTTGCTCCCGGATGAGGTTTCCTTTGAGGAAGGGACGTTTATCGAACCACTGGCATGCATTCTGCGTGGGCAGAGATTGGCGCACATACAACCGGGGCATAGTGTGCTCGTTATCGGCAGTGGTATTTCCGGGCTGCTTCATGTGGCGCTGGCACGCGCAATCGGGGCTTCACGGGTGATTGCTACGGATGTTAATGAGTATCGTTTAAAGGCAGCACAACAATTCGGTGCAGACATCACAATAGATGCCAGGAAAGATGTACCTGTCTGTCTCCAGCAGGTCAATGAAGGGAGATTAGCCGATATTGTAATTGTTTGTACCGGGGCATTTCCTGCCTTTACCCAGGCATTACAGTGTGTAGACAGAGGGGGGACTATTTTGTTCTTCGCTCCTACAGAATCGGGTGCTGATCTTCCTCTACCGGTTAATGATTTTTGGCGCAAAGGGATAACCCTGATGCATTCATACGGGGGCAGCCCTTCGGACATCGAAATAGCAATAGAGATGATCCGTGCTCGTCGTCTCTCCGTCCGTGAGCTGATTACCCACCGGTTAAGTCTGGAAGAGACAGGTTTGGGCTTTCAACTTGTCGCCGATGCTAAAGAGTCTATCAAGGTGATTGTCGAGCCGAATAGATGA
- the lsrF gene encoding 3-hydroxy-5-phosphonooxypentane-2,4-dione thiolase: MDWGLKNRLARLIQPDGHCLFLPIDHGYFQGPTRKLEKPGETIKPLLPYCDALFVTRGVLRSSIDPTQIKPIILRVSGGTSVIGKDLANEGITTSMKEAIRLNAAAVGISVFVGSNYEKESLLNLSRLVDDGEEHGIPVMAVTAVGKELEKRDARYLALCCRIAAELGARVVKTYWCEDFEKVTNGCPVPVVMAGGPRVDTELEVFEFVHDGIQKGAVGVNLGRNIWQHDYPVAMIKALRAIIHENATVKEANELFNTIKNESR; the protein is encoded by the coding sequence GTGGATTGGGGATTAAAGAACCGTCTGGCACGTTTGATTCAACCTGATGGCCATTGTCTGTTTTTACCGATAGATCATGGATATTTTCAGGGTCCCACGAGAAAATTAGAAAAACCAGGTGAGACTATTAAACCTCTTCTTCCTTATTGTGATGCCCTCTTTGTCACCAGAGGGGTATTGCGGTCATCAATAGACCCAACCCAGATCAAACCTATAATACTCAGAGTGTCCGGAGGCACCAGTGTAATTGGGAAGGACCTGGCTAATGAAGGGATTACCACCTCTATGAAAGAGGCCATCCGCCTTAATGCAGCTGCTGTGGGTATTTCTGTCTTTGTTGGCAGCAATTATGAAAAAGAATCGCTGCTGAATCTATCAAGGCTTGTTGATGATGGCGAAGAACATGGCATTCCGGTAATGGCGGTAACTGCGGTCGGTAAAGAATTAGAGAAACGAGATGCCCGCTATCTTGCTCTGTGCTGTCGTATTGCTGCTGAATTGGGGGCGCGTGTAGTAAAAACCTACTGGTGTGAAGATTTCGAAAAGGTTACAAATGGTTGTCCGGTTCCCGTGGTTATGGCAGGTGGACCCAGAGTAGACACAGAGCTGGAGGTGTTCGAGTTTGTTCACGATGGTATTCAGAAAGGAGCTGTGGGTGTGAATCTGGGAAGGAATATATGGCAGCATGATTACCCTGTAGCAATGATTAAGGCATTGCGTGCTATTATTCATGAAAATGCTACTGTTAAGGAGGCTAACGAGTTATTCAATACGATTAAGAATGAGTCAAGATAA
- a CDS encoding caspase family protein, whose protein sequence is MRKLNYKVIFVFVSVLSLLVSMTKSMASEPPKDPILKIDTGMHISGIRRVGIDAENRYIATGSNDKTVHVWELSTGRLLRILRPPIGDGNEGMIFTVAMSPDGRTVACGGWTGQNWDDMYASIYFFDRESGRLTKRISGISATVFNLAYSKNGMFIVASLWGTHGIRIYRTSDYSLVREDRDYGSDGHGADFDISGKLVTTSWDGYVRLYDNSFRLIAKKRSPGGGKPYGVSFSPDGSKIAVGFDDSPKVDILSSNDLSYLYSPDSSGIPNGDSLVAVSWSSDGGSLYAGGSYWNGSLGKRPIRKWINGGKGKYVDLPATDNTILHILPLKSGGVVFSSHDPAFGIFDAYDRKAIYKSPAIADYRNNRSGFLTSYEGSTVQFAYEVFGKSPARFSIPDRFLELNPESPNSILRSQILNPPITSVSGLNVTDWEHAYSPKLNGTNLKLDLYEMSRSLAVLPDNQTFLLGTDWYLRLFDRSGNQKWKVAAPATAWALNTSGNGKLAVVAFGDGTIRWYRVRDGKELMALFPHNDRKRWVIWTPSGYYDASAGADDIIGWHLNNGKENSADFFPLLKFRSTYYRPDVIAKVLAAVDEEEAIRLANEESGRGKQEVVIGKMLPPIVTIVHPADGSEVSTPEITVKFSIRTPSGEPVTGIKALVDGRPVATERGVKIVGMDKDISEVRIAIPEKDSEVSIIAENRFSVSEPARVKVKWRGAKKEEFVIKPKLYVLAIGVSRYEDKNLTLSFAAKDARDFGNVMQGQKSRLYREVVVKVMTDEKATKDDILDGLEWLTTETTSKDVAMVFLAGHGVNDQSGIYYFLPANANTERLKRTGVAFSDIKNTVASLAGKTVLFVDTCHSGNVMGTRRGVADITGVVNELASAENGAVVFASSAGKQYSLEDRAWNNGAFTKALVEGISGKADYTGKGKITINMLDLYLSERVKELTKGRQTPTTTKPNTISDFPVAVR, encoded by the coding sequence ATGAGGAAATTAAATTATAAGGTCATTTTTGTGTTTGTCTCTGTATTAAGCCTTCTTGTTTCCATGACAAAGAGCATGGCATCCGAGCCTCCAAAAGACCCGATTCTTAAAATAGATACAGGCATGCATATTTCTGGTATCAGAAGGGTTGGCATTGATGCAGAGAATCGCTATATTGCTACAGGTTCGAATGATAAAACAGTCCATGTATGGGAACTATCAACAGGCAGACTTTTGCGAATACTGAGGCCACCCATTGGCGATGGTAACGAGGGAATGATTTTTACAGTTGCCATGTCACCTGATGGAAGGACTGTTGCCTGTGGCGGATGGACGGGACAAAACTGGGATGATATGTATGCCTCCATCTATTTCTTTGACCGTGAAAGCGGAAGGCTTACAAAAAGGATAAGTGGAATATCTGCCACGGTTTTTAATCTTGCCTATTCTAAAAACGGAATGTTCATTGTTGCATCACTGTGGGGCACACATGGTATCAGAATTTATCGTACATCTGACTATTCCCTTGTGAGAGAGGACAGAGATTACGGCAGCGACGGACATGGTGCTGATTTTGATATATCCGGCAAGCTTGTGACAACATCCTGGGATGGTTATGTCCGCCTCTATGATAACAGCTTCCGACTCATTGCAAAAAAGAGGTCACCTGGTGGTGGTAAGCCTTATGGTGTCAGTTTCTCCCCTGATGGTTCGAAAATAGCTGTAGGATTTGACGACTCTCCAAAAGTAGATATTCTCTCGAGTAATGACCTTTCATATCTTTATTCGCCCGATTCAAGCGGTATTCCAAACGGGGATTCTTTAGTAGCTGTATCATGGTCATCAGACGGCGGTTCTCTTTACGCTGGTGGAAGTTATTGGAACGGGTCTTTAGGCAAACGCCCAATCCGCAAATGGATAAACGGGGGGAAGGGAAAATACGTGGACTTGCCTGCAACAGACAATACCATACTGCACATTCTTCCGCTGAAAAGTGGAGGAGTTGTCTTTAGCTCGCATGATCCTGCCTTTGGAATCTTTGATGCCTACGATAGAAAAGCAATATACAAGAGTCCTGCTATTGCTGACTACAGAAATAATCGAAGCGGATTCCTTACCTCATATGAAGGTTCTACAGTGCAGTTTGCCTATGAAGTGTTTGGAAAATCTCCTGCCCGATTCTCCATACCAGACCGTTTCCTCGAGTTAAACCCTGAATCTCCGAATTCGATTCTAAGGTCTCAAATCTTAAACCCTCCAATCACATCAGTAAGCGGTCTCAATGTTACAGACTGGGAACATGCCTATAGCCCAAAACTAAACGGCACGAATTTAAAACTTGACCTTTATGAGATGTCAAGAAGCCTTGCTGTGCTGCCTGATAACCAGACCTTTTTACTTGGGACAGATTGGTATCTCCGCCTTTTTGACAGATCCGGAAATCAGAAATGGAAAGTTGCTGCCCCTGCTACAGCGTGGGCTCTAAATACATCGGGCAATGGCAAACTGGCAGTGGTGGCTTTTGGAGATGGGACAATCAGGTGGTACAGGGTGAGGGATGGAAAAGAGCTTATGGCGTTGTTTCCCCATAATGACAGAAAGAGGTGGGTTATATGGACTCCGTCAGGCTATTATGATGCATCGGCAGGTGCGGACGATATTATCGGTTGGCATTTAAACAACGGCAAAGAAAACTCGGCAGACTTCTTTCCATTATTGAAGTTCAGAAGTACCTATTATCGCCCTGATGTGATTGCAAAGGTTCTTGCTGCCGTGGATGAAGAAGAGGCAATAAGACTTGCCAATGAAGAGTCAGGCAGAGGAAAGCAAGAGGTTGTTATAGGGAAGATGCTGCCCCCCATAGTGACAATCGTCCATCCTGCGGATGGTTCAGAGGTTTCCACACCGGAGATTACGGTCAAATTCAGTATCCGTACCCCATCGGGAGAGCCTGTAACAGGCATAAAGGCACTGGTGGACGGAAGGCCTGTTGCAACAGAGAGGGGCGTGAAGATAGTTGGCATGGATAAAGACATTAGTGAGGTGAGGATTGCTATTCCTGAAAAGGATTCTGAAGTCTCCATTATCGCTGAAAATAGGTTCTCTGTGAGTGAGCCTGCAAGGGTGAAGGTGAAGTGGCGCGGCGCAAAAAAGGAGGAGTTTGTTATCAAGCCAAAGCTGTATGTTCTTGCCATTGGTGTTAGCAGATATGAAGACAAGAATCTAACCCTATCTTTTGCAGCAAAGGATGCAAGGGACTTTGGAAACGTAATGCAGGGGCAAAAAAGCAGGCTGTATCGGGAAGTGGTGGTAAAAGTCATGACAGATGAGAAGGCAACAAAAGACGATATACTGGACGGCCTTGAGTGGCTTACAACGGAGACGACGAGCAAGGATGTGGCAATGGTCTTTTTAGCAGGGCATGGCGTAAATGACCAGAGCGGTATTTATTACTTCCTTCCGGCAAATGCCAATACAGAAAGGTTAAAAAGGACAGGAGTGGCTTTTTCAGACATAAAAAACACAGTAGCATCTCTTGCAGGGAAGACTGTGCTCTTTGTTGATACATGCCATTCAGGCAATGTGATGGGTACAAGAAGGGGGGTAGCTGATATTACAGGCGTAGTAAATGAGCTTGCCAGTGCAGAAAACGGTGCAGTTGTATTTGCTTCGTCCGCAGGCAAACAGTATTCCCTTGAAGACCGAGCATGGAACAATGGAGCGTTCACAAAGGCTCTGGTAGAAGGGATAAGCGGTAAGGCGGATTACACAGGTAAGGGCAAGATAACCATAAACATGCTTGACCTGTATCTTTCGGAGAGGGTAAAGGAACTGACAAAAGGGAGGCAGACCCCTACAACAACAAAGCCGAATACAATATCCGATTTTCCGGTGGCGGTTAGGTAA
- a CDS encoding DUF4384 domain-containing protein: MARIFVMLFLGLFMVSIAHHTYATQSTITESEGYACMGEDKSRKQTEQAAMTDAKKRAIEFISSYVTTESQVKNFQLEKDLVSAYSNATVKVIQEIEKNWYKDASAGDCYKVKIKAEVIPDENAMKKISKSKELVDDPSAPLVVNIWTDKKEYGDGEKIKIYIKGNKPFYAVVLHKDVKGGLLQLLPNPYRKENYFNGGVIYEIPSGNDRFELEVNPPFGEESVSVYASTSPLGDINVKDIGGVYEVKTKHDDIGARTRGVKLVEKSDTQKTSASEFFEERATLKTGK, translated from the coding sequence ATGGCAAGAATATTTGTTATGTTATTTTTAGGTTTGTTTATGGTGAGCATTGCCCACCATACCTACGCTACACAATCCACCATCACCGAATCAGAGGGTTATGCCTGCATGGGTGAGGATAAGTCGAGGAAACAGACAGAGCAGGCTGCAATGACTGATGCAAAGAAAAGGGCAATAGAATTTATATCGTCATACGTAACAACTGAGTCACAGGTTAAGAACTTTCAACTTGAAAAGGATTTAGTGTCAGCCTATTCCAATGCGACTGTAAAGGTTATTCAGGAGATTGAAAAGAACTGGTATAAAGATGCATCAGCAGGGGACTGTTACAAGGTAAAGATTAAGGCAGAGGTAATACCTGATGAAAATGCTATGAAAAAGATTTCGAAATCCAAAGAGCTTGTGGATGATCCGTCTGCTCCGTTGGTTGTTAATATCTGGACAGATAAGAAGGAATACGGTGACGGCGAGAAGATAAAGATTTACATCAAGGGCAATAAGCCTTTTTATGCTGTTGTTTTGCATAAGGATGTCAAAGGAGGGTTGTTACAATTATTGCCAAATCCATACAGGAAAGAAAATTACTTTAATGGTGGTGTAATTTATGAAATTCCTTCCGGCAATGACAGGTTTGAACTGGAGGTAAACCCACCCTTTGGCGAAGAAAGTGTATCTGTTTATGCAAGTACATCTCCGCTGGGCGATATAAATGTCAAAGACATAGGTGGAGTTTATGAGGTAAAGACAAAGCATGATGATATTGGTGCCAGGACAAGAGGGGTTAAATTAGTGGAAAAATCTGATACCCAAAAAACATCTGCATCTGAGTTTTTTGAAGAAAGGGCAACGCTGAAGACGGGGAAGTAA
- a CDS encoding caspase family protein — MRKTPLRIKIFTFLILFILPCVTIASEKPEIFVQTGHAGYKIISGVFSVAFSPDGKYALSGSADKTLKLWDIASGREIRTFKGHSDAVISVTFSPNGRYALSASEGPDHVNYDLKLWDISSGKEIRTFKERGPYIYSVVFSPDGKYVLSGSSYPYATLWDVATGKEIRKFTTPGKTVFSPDGKYILSLSLSGRVRGIALWEVESGKEIRTLITGHENDVYSFAFSPDGRYVVSGSGGKNALKLWDIATGEEIRNFEGNISKAIYSVTFSPDGRYIFAANETDRKDAIDLWDVQTGNKIRSFTGHSQRVFSIAISPDGKYVLSGSEDKTLKLWDIASGKEIRTFTGYTDRVFSLAISPDGRYMVSGRGDRTLKLWDIFTGKEIRTFKGHEDSIYSDDRNIISVAFSPDGRFVLSGSKDNIIKLWEIATGKEIKSFSGGSSHEVKSIAFSLDRKYVLSVAWRTITLSDIETGKEIRMLKKKDDYFADSMSISPDGRYAISVVDKDLTLWDIQTGNEIRTFEKTSQTYMIESAAFSPDGRYIVSGGWSDPALWDIISGKVIRIFKGHEKVRAIAFSSDGKFIVTGSWGDGTLKLWDVQKENEIKTFKGHANDVYSVAFSPDGKLIFSAGFDGTTRIWDISTGKEVAQFISFTDGEWIVITPEGYYNSSSNGDKHLNVRIGNNVYGIENYREAFFRPDIVKLALSGGSLKDFKTLADVKQPPVVEIVNTPSNVNKDEVFVNIKLVDSGGGIGDVRLYLNGSAVILDSARGVKIVPTSKNEVIKTYKLKLTNGANTIRAIAFNAENTMQSKDAIHEITASFKSLTKPSLNALIVGINEYKNPKLQLKYAVPDAELFESTLKKVTAGLFEKVNIKKLVTKEQTSNENIIKELTAYKSLNPDDVFVFFVASHGTVDEGEYFLITSNVGSTRTEKLKTDALSQVMLKELIANIPATKKLIIIDTCSAGALGEAIQVAMLTRGMSEDTAMKILSRAVGSTILSASTSLQEAVEGYQGHGLFTYVLVEGLKGKADKGKSGYIKTTELADYVDNEVPVLAEKVFRKVQYPTISISGQAFPIGKTGE, encoded by the coding sequence ATGAGAAAGACACCCCTTCGGATTAAAATTTTTACTTTTCTAATCCTTTTTATCCTGCCGTGTGTTACGATTGCCTCTGAAAAGCCGGAGATTTTTGTGCAGACTGGACATGCCGGGTATAAAATTATAAGTGGTGTTTTCTCAGTCGCCTTTTCCCCTGATGGCAAGTATGCATTATCTGGAAGTGCCGATAAAACGCTCAAACTCTGGGATATTGCGTCCGGTAGGGAGATAAGAACATTTAAAGGACATTCAGATGCGGTTATTTCCGTCACCTTTTCTCCTAACGGGAGATATGCATTATCAGCATCCGAAGGCCCAGATCACGTCAATTATGATCTAAAGCTCTGGGACATTTCATCCGGTAAGGAGATAAGGACATTTAAAGAGCGTGGGCCCTACATTTACTCTGTAGTCTTTTCTCCTGACGGAAAGTATGTATTATCCGGAAGCAGTTATCCATACGCCACGCTCTGGGATGTGGCAACAGGTAAAGAGATTAGGAAATTTACTACGCCTGGCAAAACAGTCTTCTCTCCTGATGGAAAATATATTCTTTCTCTTTCCCTAAGTGGCAGAGTAAGAGGTATTGCTCTATGGGAAGTTGAAAGCGGCAAAGAAATAAGGACGTTAATTACAGGACATGAAAATGATGTTTATTCTTTCGCCTTTTCCCCTGACGGAAGGTATGTGGTCTCGGGAAGTGGAGGTAAGAACGCTCTTAAGCTCTGGGATATTGCAACAGGCGAAGAGATAAGAAATTTTGAGGGAAATATCAGTAAAGCGATTTACTCTGTAACCTTTTCCCCTGATGGAAGGTATATTTTTGCTGCAAACGAGACAGACCGTAAAGACGCCATCGATCTCTGGGATGTTCAGACTGGAAACAAAATAAGGTCATTTACGGGGCATTCACAAAGAGTATTTTCAATCGCTATTTCACCTGACGGAAAATATGTCTTGTCAGGAAGCGAGGATAAAACGCTAAAGCTCTGGGATATTGCGTCTGGCAAGGAGATAAGGACTTTTACGGGATATACGGACAGGGTTTTCTCCCTGGCCATTTCACCAGATGGCAGGTATATGGTTTCAGGTAGGGGGGATCGCACTCTTAAGCTCTGGGATATATTTACAGGAAAAGAGATTCGCACATTCAAAGGGCATGAAGACAGCATCTATAGTGACGACCGCAATATCATATCCGTAGCGTTCAGCCCTGATGGCAGATTTGTTCTTTCAGGAAGTAAGGATAATATCATCAAGCTCTGGGAGATCGCAACCGGGAAAGAGATAAAGTCTTTTAGTGGGGGGAGTAGTCACGAGGTCAAATCTATAGCCTTTTCCCTTGACCGTAAATACGTTCTTTCTGTTGCTTGGAGAACAATCACGCTCTCAGACATCGAAACAGGGAAAGAGATAAGGATGCTTAAGAAAAAAGATGATTACTTCGCTGATTCCATGTCCATCTCTCCTGATGGCAGATATGCAATTTCAGTGGTTGATAAGGATCTTACACTCTGGGATATTCAAACCGGTAATGAGATAAGGACATTTGAGAAGACTTCGCAGACATATATGATAGAATCCGCCGCATTTTCACCCGACGGACGATATATTGTATCAGGCGGTTGGAGTGACCCTGCTCTCTGGGATATTATCTCGGGAAAAGTGATAAGAATATTTAAAGGGCATGAAAAAGTGCGTGCTATAGCCTTTTCCTCTGATGGGAAATTTATAGTTACAGGAAGTTGGGGAGACGGCACACTCAAGCTCTGGGATGTCCAAAAAGAAAATGAAATCAAAACATTTAAAGGGCATGCAAACGATGTTTATTCCGTAGCCTTTTCCCCTGATGGGAAACTTATTTTTTCCGCAGGCTTTGACGGTACAACAAGAATCTGGGATATCTCCACGGGCAAAGAGGTTGCTCAATTCATCAGTTTCACCGACGGCGAATGGATTGTCATTACGCCTGAAGGTTATTACAACTCATCATCAAATGGCGATAAGCATTTAAATGTCCGCATCGGCAATAATGTCTATGGCATTGAAAATTACCGCGAGGCATTTTTCAGGCCTGATATCGTAAAACTTGCGCTCTCAGGAGGTTCTTTAAAAGACTTTAAGACATTGGCTGATGTGAAACAGCCTCCTGTTGTTGAGATTGTGAATACTCCATCTAACGTAAATAAGGATGAAGTCTTTGTAAATATAAAGCTCGTTGATTCAGGCGGAGGGATTGGTGATGTCCGGCTTTATCTTAACGGCTCTGCTGTCATCCTTGACAGCGCAAGGGGAGTTAAAATAGTTCCTACAAGCAAGAACGAGGTCATAAAAACCTATAAGCTTAAGCTCACAAATGGTGCAAATACAATCCGCGCAATCGCATTTAATGCCGAAAACACGATGCAGAGCAAGGACGCGATTCATGAGATAACCGCCTCATTTAAATCCCTCACAAAGCCTTCTCTTAACGCCCTCATAGTCGGCATCAACGAATACAAAAACCCGAAGTTGCAGCTTAAATATGCTGTTCCGGATGCAGAGCTTTTTGAATCCACGCTCAAAAAAGTAACTGCCGGCCTCTTTGAAAAAGTAAACATAAAAAAACTTGTTACAAAAGAACAAACATCAAATGAAAACATCATAAAAGAACTTACGGCTTATAAATCATTGAACCCTGATGATGTCTTTGTATTTTTTGTGGCAAGCCATGGCACAGTGGATGAGGGAGAGTATTTTTTGATTACATCAAATGTCGGCTCGACGAGAACAGAGAAACTAAAGACAGACGCCTTATCTCAGGTCATGCTTAAAGAGCTTATAGCCAATATCCCTGCGACAAAGAAGCTGATCATTATTGACACATGCAGCGCGGGTGCTTTAGGAGAGGCGATACAGGTCGCAATGCTTACAAGGGGCATGAGTGAGGACACTGCAATGAAGATATTGAGCCGTGCGGTTGGCTCAACCATTCTTTCTGCTTCCACATCTTTGCAGGAGGCAGTGGAAGGATATCAGGGACATGGTTTGTTCACTTATGTGCTTGTAGAAGGGTTAAAGGGAAAGGCTGATAAGGGCAAGTCAGGCTATATAAAAACAACCGAGCTCGCTGATTATGTGGATAATGAAGTGCCTGTATTGGCGGAAAAAGTATTTAGAAAAGTACAGTATCCCACAATCTCAATAAGCGGGCAGGCTTTTCCGATAGGGAAGACAGGTGAGTGA
- a CDS encoding nucleotidyl transferase AbiEii/AbiGii toxin family protein: MADEKSIDRTLFDICKAFNSEGVSYVLIGGWAVIIHGFPRLTNDIDFLVDSSEENISKIKYALNRVFNDKSIDEIRLSDVTEYSVIRYISPDGATIDLMAKIGEVADYKSVHNHIVLFEVLGNEIPVLDVEALIRLKDTVRDKDKIDLAFLKEKLKREKLNIKD; the protein is encoded by the coding sequence TTGGCTGATGAAAAGAGCATAGACAGAACTCTGTTTGATATCTGCAAGGCATTTAATTCTGAGGGTGTTTCATATGTCCTTATTGGAGGATGGGCAGTAATAATACACGGATTCCCCCGTCTTACAAACGATATAGATTTTCTGGTAGACAGTTCTGAAGAGAATATATCAAAAATAAAGTATGCACTGAACAGGGTTTTTAATGATAAGTCTATTGATGAAATCAGACTTAGTGATGTTACAGAATATTCAGTTATACGATATATTTCCCCTGACGGAGCAACGATAGACTTAATGGCAAAGATTGGTGAGGTTGCAGACTATAAGAGTGTGCATAACCATATAGTATTGTTTGAAGTTCTTGGGAATGAGATTCCTGTTTTAGATGTAGAGGCTTTGATCCGGCTAAAAGATACGGTCAGGGATAAAGATAAAATAGACTTGGCTTTTCTGAAAGAAAAACTTAAAAGGGAAAAACTTAACATAAAAGATTGA
- a CDS encoding caspase family protein, which translates to MKTQKFLFLLFAIVITGWAASIGLVHADDRSVTVNPREGTEITTVAYSKYFAIIIGNQSYKHLPKLKTPVADAKAVNEILRNQYGFETKLLIDARRKDILSTINDFRKKLSSKDNLLIYYAGHGEFDKTADRAYWLPVDAQRDDPVDWISATDITDNIKRIASKHILIVSDSCYSGTLTRAAAGDLSTKGARDEFIKKMMERTSRTLMASGGNEPVADSGGGNNSVFAAALVKALKEADKPLFTAEELFHGRVKTIVAGKSEQVPEYNDIRNSGHEGGDFVFQLASALSIGVVSPKKEELPSSELSEEMRKLQEEKERLGKEREELEQKKALMEERKRIEEEGQKLKRKR; encoded by the coding sequence ATGAAAACACAAAAATTCCTTTTTCTGCTTTTTGCAATCGTTATCACAGGCTGGGCTGCGTCCATCGGTTTGGTTCATGCCGATGACCGCAGTGTTACAGTAAATCCCAGGGAAGGCACTGAAATCACGACAGTTGCCTACAGCAAATACTTTGCCATCATCATAGGAAATCAAAGCTACAAACACCTGCCAAAACTCAAGACCCCAGTAGCAGACGCAAAGGCAGTTAATGAGATATTAAGAAACCAATACGGCTTTGAGACAAAACTCCTCATAGATGCGCGGAGAAAAGACATACTTTCAACCATAAACGACTTCAGGAAAAAACTCTCATCAAAAGACAACCTCTTGATTTACTATGCAGGGCACGGAGAATTTGATAAGACAGCAGACAGGGCATACTGGCTTCCTGTGGATGCGCAAAGGGACGACCCTGTTGACTGGATTAGCGCAACAGACATAACAGACAACATCAAGCGGATTGCCTCCAAACACATCCTCATCGTATCGGATTCATGCTATTCAGGTACACTCACAAGGGCTGCGGCAGGAGACCTTTCAACAAAAGGTGCTAGAGACGAGTTCATAAAAAAGATGATGGAGAGAACCTCCAGAACCCTTATGGCAAGTGGAGGCAACGAGCCTGTGGCAGACAGCGGAGGTGGCAATAACTCGGTCTTTGCAGCAGCGCTCGTAAAAGCCCTCAAAGAAGCGGACAAGCCCTTATTCACAGCAGAAGAACTCTTTCACGGCAGGGTAAAGACTATTGTAGCAGGCAAATCAGAGCAGGTTCCTGAATACAATGATATAAGAAACTCAGGACATGAGGGAGGGGATTTTGTATTTCAACTTGCGTCTGCTCTGTCAATCGGTGTTGTATCCCCTAAAAAAGAAGAATTGCCTTCGTCCGAACTCAGCGAAGAGATGAGGAAGTTGCAGGAGGAGAAAGAGAGACTGGGAAAAGAGCGTGAAGAATTAGAGCAGAAAAAGGCTTTAATGGAAGAGAGAAAGCGTATTGAGGAAGAAGGGCAGAAACTTAAGAGGAAAAGATAA